ATAAACCTCAGTTTGATTATAAtcccgcctccgtgctgtgcatgtgggtccgccgcctgcccgagtcctgacacatGACATGCGCCACTTGTTGTCTGTAATCGATTGCTATCCAACAGTAAGTACATGAGGacagcttcctgtttttatttaaatcagtcATTTTCAGCTGTGATAGTTTAGTCCAACATAACAGAATCAGGTGTAAACCTCATACTCATGTTAGCAGGTGTGTTGTCTTTACATGTTTGCTTTCATACATGCAAacactataaataataaaacatttaggaCTTGAAGCTCTGGTTGGTCAACtcagacttacagtacagtattgcCATGAATCTGAGCAGTTtgttgtgacattcagccttCAGGCCACTGGGGGCGCTCTGGTGTGTTTTGATTTCatctttcatgttttcatttcctgtccaTGGGCTGATAATTTGTCATACCTGTGTTTAGTGTTATTTAAGTcctgtttttgtgttgaccCATTGGTGGTGTGTCAAGCCATAGGCCAGGAAATTGTGTGATAAGTTAAAAAGAGGAGTTTTCTGAGGACGTTGAGTTTTGTTTCTTTGGATGTCCTGTCCTTTGTTAGTTGTGAAGGTTTGTATTTCTCTTGTGtgtcatgtttcatgtttaggtttgtgtTGCCCGTAGTGAACAGAGTGTACTTAGTTTAGCCTGTTTGGATACAGTGCGGTTTAGACAGCTGTCAGTTGTCCAGCGtcattgtcttgtgtttccgTGTTTGGAGTTTTTGTTGCTGACaagatccatgcctactggttGAAGAACCTGACCATCACAGATGACAGtgaggggaaggaagaggaggagccctcatggaaggacaagCCCCTACACGGTATGTACTGTACCACCATCAGAAagaagaagtggctgatatcgacaaatcctaccagtggctggacaaagctggactgaaagacagcacagaggcactaaTCCTAGTATAGTAGGTACTGTAGGAACAAtgggggctgtaactcccaaactgggagagtggctccagcagatcccaggaacaactgccgagatctctgtccagaagagtgcagacataggaacagctaagatactgCACAGGACCCTCAAGTAGCAGAAGTTGTTGTATaaagggtgaggagagagggagagaggactGTTCCTTGTGGTGCCCCAGTGTTACACACAACTGTGTCTGACCCAGCATGGTGCAACCGTACCAACTGGTGTACTGGTCAGATAGTTAACAATTCAGGACACGATGAGAGGTTTGACCTGCTTCACTGTCACTTTCTTGCCCTGAAGAGCTGACTGATCCAGCATCCACTGTAGAGAACCAatgttttgtgttaatgttCTTTGGTTACtaaagcagctgtgtgacgtCTGCATCTTGCTGACATCTGGTTGTTCAATGAAGGTTTTAATGtgaaaggaaaatgaaaggaacaaataaagaaataaaaggacGAAGCAGGAGGGTTTGTCCTTTTTACATGTCTTTAcatgtttgtttacacaaaTGAACATCTTCGCAGGTTTGTTTATGCAAACAGTGCAAGTTCAGCCTGGGCCACTGGCTGCTTTTATACTTTTACTTGTTTATTACATATTATTCACATTACGATGTAAAAAGGATATTAAAAGGCCATTTAACAAAATGACCTGTCGCAGGATTTTTTCTATCttgcaataaaaaacatcatgACATCATGTGTTCCCTCTGGGTTTGACTATAGGTCTGTACTCATAGAATCTGATTAACTCTAATGAAGCCTCCAGTTAATTCAATATAGTGCAGCCAGAGTTCAGGTCGCTCTGAAACACATTTCATCTGCAGTAGACTTACACTGCTGGGGCTCTGTCTTCATACACTGTCCATTAACCTGCTACCAAACatgttcctctttctttttactgtagctgtgactctccctctctgtctctgtcctcaggcaGGTGCAGTATCTTCAGTCTCAGAACTGTGTCTCCAGTGGTCAGTTGCTGGagcaaccgtcctgcctgtgttgttgctgcttgttgtcgGTCAAGGCAGTCAATTGCTCCTCAGACTCATGaacaaataaaccataaacagACCACAGTTTATGTTTGCATTACGCTGAAGATCAACCTGGTTCATTTCCAGTTGGGAACCatttgaattattctttactttCTCTTTTCATACCTTTAAATCTTTTGGGTCTAAAATGTGAACAAATTAATGTCTCTCTCGTCCTTCATGCACTCTTTCACTTTTGTTCTGACTAAAGGTTAAATGTCTTGTCGTTGTAACTGGTTTCATGGTTTACATAATCACGACCCATAAAGTTGTTGGTTTGCTGCATGTGACGTTTACATTTTGTAtgaaaaatgataaaatgaagATGAATGAAAATACAATGTTTAAGACTTTTATGTTTACAACTGTCACACAGACCTTTTAGTAATAACGTTAAATTATCAGTTAAAGCATCTGTGTGATGTCTGCATCACGGTCACAAAACGGAGACAGTATCTGTACAAAGTTTCCACCTTTTTAGTCTAGTCAGATGTGTAGATATGAACTGGTTTCTAAAAAGTGAAACTTACTGCTGCATCATAATAGGCtgatgctacacacacacacacaacgcacagtTTAACATGAGCTGCGAGGTTGAAAATGATTGGGTGAACTCATGATGATGTATCTGGGTGGAGACTTCCTGAGAAGAGGATGAACTGAAGGACAAAGCCTTTGTTGTGTCACATTTCTACATAACGTCTGTGCTTCTCTGGGTTTAAGATGCAGCTTTGTGGAGTCCTGACCGTCCTGGTAATGAGTCTGTGCACAGGTAGGAATCagttaaatgaaataaacatgacaatcacatttattttgttttgaagtCATAACATTTTTAATTCCTGTACAGCTCATGGATTAAGATGTTACTCATGTGTGACCACCGACCCTAAGAGCTGCACAAACATAATCACTTGTCCAGCCGGATTGGACCGCTGTTCCTCCGTCTCTGCGCTTGGTGTGTaacaaaatattatattaatactaTAATATTGGTtattttaaaggtttttttCTGTCATGTCTCATAGGTGTCCTCACCAAGACCTGCATAAGCAGTAACTTATGTGTATCTCCAATCTCCTGCTGTCAGGGAGACTTGTGTAATGGGGCCATACCTACTGGTCCCAGTGCCGTCCTCTTGCTGGTGTCCTCAGCCATAATCACACTCTTTATATGATGATGTGGAAAAGCTTAACTAATAAAGTAACTAACATGACATGTGTCACTTTTTGTTTGTAATCAATTGCTAATAAACAGTAACAGGTCAGTGTGGCCGACATCGTTTCTTGTACTGTCTGATATGAGGACAGCTTCGTCTTTTTCAGCTGTGACACTCTAGTCCAACATAACAGAATCAGGGGTAAACCTCATGTTTAAATCATAAACCACTGCTTCAGAAAGCGCAAATCTATGACTAATCtgtaatgtgtaaataaatacaaccAGAAGGCTACAAATGATCATATTCAGTTTATAAATTAAAGCCAGcatgagaagaagaaacagcgaTTAGTGAACAGTATTTACCAAAAGAGAAATTTAGTTCCAGCAGCACAGGACACAAACATGTAAGAACAAGATAATAAATCAGAGTGAAGAAAAAGAATGAATGCGGAAGAAGGAACAtgataagaataaaaaaagatgagtggaaccagtaaacacagggaacaaagaaaataatacaAAGTACTAAAAGGTATATATATAAGTAACATGCACTGAACATTAAACATCACAGAGttaatatacaaacacacactctacCCTAGGAAACTAACTGTCAAACTGTCTAACTGGAGACTGTCAAACCAGTTATGCATGTTCAGATGGTATGTTTCAGTTGCTGTAAGGAAGACTTGTGTAATGGTGCCGTAGTTACTGGTCCCAGTGGCGTCCTCTTGCTGGTGTCCTCATCCATCATCATGCGCTTTATCTGAtgctctgaaaaaaaaagaaacaaattttaaaaaaagcatattTGACTAATAAACtcactaaataaaaaatacgATTAAACCACATATTCATATTAGCAGGTGTGTTTTGTCATTAGACTGTAGATGTTTAAATCATAAACCATTGCTTTATAAAGCACAAATTTATTAGTAATCTGTagtgtgtaaataaatacagcCATGactgttattttcttttatttggaCTCCTTTGTTGGAAATGATCATTAAAAAAATGCACTATTACAATATTGATTTGTTTGAAAGCCAGTAAATGTTTAAAGTTGGCAAAGCATTTTTCTGTCTTCATGCACTTAAACAGCTGCATAGACTAAAGGTGAAATACTCTTTGTTATAGCAACTGATTTTATTCTGTTCTGGACGTGTGACCATATTTAATTTTTGTGTAAACcagatttttatatttttaccacCACAAATGAACCTTTAAGAGAGTTCGTTCTGGGCcactttctgcttttctttcattAAAGAAGGGGCCGATTGGAGGTCGGGTTCTGCGGAGGTCAAGACACAGGACATGCTCCCGACTCATGATTCATGATGACACACCCCGCCTGGCGATCATTGGCTGCAGATGATGTCGCTACATTGCTACATTGCTCACACAAAttaccacaaatatcagactgtgctgaagaacttgctgtcttctaaataatctacaacaGGACAtccagccattgaatattagtgctgtaagcgtatgcaaggaaaacaatggcagacagagcagttgcgctccagccAGCGgaccccgccccctctcagcatGGCTCCGCCCCTTCTCAGTCcaaccattgctggggcaggtacagaggaaaccggGAAGCAATAGTGCTAGTTTTTGAGCACATGGCAAGCTATCTGCCGAGGTGTCTTATGGTTGGgaataataaatgataacttctctgcatagaaatgatggagcaatctgagtgtcgctttattcttaaatattacccgaggTTGTTTTGTTCAACCCCCATTAAAAAATCGGTGAAGTTTTACGTTACAGTAGTGACTTAGTCACTTAAATAGAAATTTAAATATCAATGCAAAATGAATCAGCAGATTTGCAAGGCATGGTTATTTGTTGTTTAAGAGTCCAACAGCAGATGGGAAGAAGCTGATTTTATGACAGGGGTCCTGGTCTGAATGCTGGCGATGAGGGATCAGAGTCCTTAACGTGTTCAGGACTTTGCAGTTGCGGTTGCAGCCGATCGCCTTCTCAGCAGAGCGCACAATGTGTTGCTGTCCTTGTCCGTCCCTGGCAGTGGCCACAGTAACAAAATGCTGGAAGAGGTGAAAACTGATTTAATAATGGCTGTGTAGAACTGAACCAGCATCTTGCCTGGCAGCTTAAGTGGCTGAAAGAACCAGACATCCTCTGCTGGGCTTTTTTTGATGAGGGAGCTGATGGGAAAAGTCCCACCTGAGGTGGTGCCTAGAAAGCACATGTCCACGATTGATAAAAGGGTTGAAGGTTTagcattaaaaaatataaactagTGCCAAACACCTACTGTACCGTACAGTAATTCTTTGAAGTACTAAATATGTATGTGTGAACACACTATAATTTACTCAGAGTTTGCTGTGAGGTTGAGAATGATTGGGTGAATTCATGATGAGGTATCTGGGTGGAGACTTCCTGAAAAGAGGATAAACTGAAGGACCAAGACTTTGTCGTCTCACATTTCTACATAACGTCTGTGTTTCTCTGGGTTTAAGATGCAGCTTCGTGGAGTCCTGACTGTCCTGCTACTGAGTCTGTGCATAGGTAGGAATCAATTAAATGTTGAAATAAACATTACCATCACATTAATTTTGTTTAGGAATCGTGACATTTTTAATTCCTGTACAGCTCATGGATTAAGATGTTACTCATGTGTGACCACTGACCCTAAGAACTGCACCAACATAAAGACTTGTGCAGCTGAATTGGATCgctgttcctccacctctgTAAACGGTATGTACCATACAGTACTATTTAAATACTATAATATTggttattttaaaaacatttttatgtcaTGTCCCACAGGTTTCCTCACTAAGACCTGCATGACCAGTAGCTTATGTGTAGGTCCAATCTTTTGTTGTGAGGCAGACTTGTGTAATGGTGCCAGATCCATTGGTACCAGTGTCGCCCTCCTGCTGGTGACCTCAGCCATCATCAAGATCTTTATCTAATGCTCTGGTCTGAGATTGTGAAGGAGGTTGAGCGGTACTGGATAGAAATAgtcaggctcacctccacacccGTGACGCCTCAGGAGAGGGAAGAAGTTCTTCaacactgttttcagtggaggcaGCAGGCTGTTGATGTCGACTGAAGATGTTATCAGACAGtagaaggagtactttgaggatctccttaATACTTTTAACACGTTTTCTGCTGAAGAAGCAGAAAAGCCTCCCTgtgaaagtctatgccaggatACTGGAGAGGAActtggatacaggaggaacCATGTAGTTTTCAACATgctcgtggaacgctggaccagctccACACCATCACTAGGGTGCTGGAGGGTTTCTGAGCCATTTCCCGACTagtctactgtacatgtgctttGTAGACTTGGAGAAGGCAGCGAACAAAAGAAGCCAACTCCCGCCGGGGAGAGACGAACCTTTAGCCGCCATTGGACAGCTCTGCTGAAAATCTATACACACAAACGCAAGACTACTTTTATAGGCGCATCAAAAAATAACTGAAACCAAAAAAGAAACAGCATCTGGATGCATTTtcatgcctttttttttaaacaaatttgcaATGAGGGGATCTTGCCAAAAGTTATTTTGAATCAATAAACTGTCATTTTAGTAAacgatttccaaacaacaagaaacaaataatgctgaataacatgcctgaagtggctgtagacagctgctgttctgcctgcagtctactgacggcctcattgcacttggaggaactgtggaaccagagtgatttaaatctggggtctagaagtgttgctggggtcaacacactgtgaggtggttttgtttgaataggaaagttctgtcgaacaaatgcgacatttaacctgcagaaaataatatgattagtaaactaagaatcactttgaaattaatctgaattcagatagatcaactgaaaactttttaaaattaattaattattttattaatacactttcactttattataaaattaaataaaaaagacaccttattttccgatatgagatgaattatagatgaatttaaTGATGAACGGCAAATGCTCATGAATTCCTTTCGGCggatgcatcccgacacatgtgcttccttataaacacagtctagcgcgtcagacagtgactgatacaggaagtAAGTACGTAAGTAAGTAGCCTTCGTGCATGAGGCCCCAGGACGTTTAAGCAGATTTTCTTGCAGGATCAGTGAttttatattctgttttcaTGTTCCGTTATTGTCCTGCTTTTCAGTGATTTTAGttggttaatatttatttacattccCCTCTTTGTAGTTCATTGTTTTCATTGTGATCCATTTCTATAGTGTAGTGTAGTAGTATTATTCTGTTCATACGCAGCATCTCTACAGGCAGAAAAAGTGGTCAAGTTTCAGTAAAAGCTGAGTTGGAACTCTGGTTGATCAACTCAGACTTTTTAACAGGAATCTGAGCAGTTTGCTGGCAGTCGTGTGATTCTGCCATCATCAAATGTCTTAACAACCACTGTTTGTCATACTCAGTATTATGCTGAAGATCAACCTGGCTCATTTCCAGTTGGGAACCATTTTAATTATTCTTTACGTTCTCTTTTCATATCTTTTAAACTTTGAtctgtgtaaaatgtgaaaaaaaatagTGTCTTTCTCTCGTTTAAtgcagtcactcactcacttttgtTCTGACTAATGGTTAAATGTCTTTGTAACTGGTTTCATGGTTTATCTAACCACAACCTGTACAGTTGTTGGTTTGCAGCatgtgacatttacattttgtataaaatgataaaatgtaGATATTGTGGAAATGCAGTGATTGTTTAACACTTTTGTTTTCAACTGTATCACACAGACCTTTCAGTCATAACATTAGATTAGCACGGAGTCCTAGACTGAAAGGTACATTTGGGTAAAGGGCACACTGTCAGGGATCGCtcggaagaggacccacatgcacagcacaatacacgatttctggcgttaaagagtgtagtttattccagttgcagagtgaagtccaggcagggtcatacacaggcgatcaggcaggttacatgggattaggcagagacgtagtcaggggcaggcacagatcataaccgggaggagagtacaataccatacgtAAGACggtgaagcgtggtcaggcaggcaaacaagttCGAGCATCAAAACCagagaacacgaaaacacggcaggaacaatgaactggggaaaacaacgatgaacacacgaacaacgatctggcaagggaccttggcaacaggtggtggctaaatacaaagtgacttaattactgataaagtgcaggtgtgggtaatgaccaggacagctgtgacaagacgtaaaccgggagtgaagctaaaacaggaacagaaaccaggagactaccaaaataaaacaggaaacaactagacccaagacccagatcgtgacacacaCTCTTCACAGACCTCAGTAGGTTTGACTGTAAATTATATTTTGACCAAATGTTTCCTGCTAGAGTATTTAGTATATTAGTTTTTAGCAGTGTACGCCTAATAAAGAAAACCACACACATATGCATATATACTCAAAGTCTGTGTTGCTGATCTTCATGAAGATAAAGTTTTTCCCAATCtggatctgtctctgcctctaccTCGACTCACCTGTACAGAGATCTGACCGGACACCCTGAGACGATAGCCTTCACACACCAGATATAGTCATCTGTGAACAGTaatcaccaaaataaaaacagttcaaGCACAAGACATAAACTATACGCTACTGTAGAGCACAAAGAATAGAGTAATAGATCAGAGTAAATGTGGAAGGAGACACATGATATGACTAAATACAGAGTCAGTAAAAGTGGAACCAATAAACAACAACCCACCGTTTATTTTAACCAAATGTTTCCTTCTACTTTTCAAATACAGCAAATAttcattcacagcagcacaaaccttCACCAACGTTCTCTTCAATTATGTAGGAATCAGtctggctgcagcttttctacTCACTAACACCAGACGAACACGAGATGGAGACAGTATCTGTTGTTGTTACAAAGTTTCCAACTGTTCTGAGACCATGTTAGTGTAGATATGAGTTGATTCCTGAGAAGTGAGACTTTCTGCAGAAACATTATGGACTGATGTTTGAACACACCATAGTTTTA
Above is a window of Betta splendens chromosome 9, fBetSpl5.4, whole genome shotgun sequence DNA encoding:
- the LOC114862411 gene encoding lymphocyte antigen 6G-like, which codes for MQLCGVLTVLVMSLCTAHGLRCYSCVTTDPKSCTNIITCPAGLDRCSSVSALGVLTKTCISSNLCVSPISCCQGDLCNGAIPTGPSAVLLLVSSAIITLFI
- the LOC129604667 gene encoding CD59 glycoprotein-like, whose product is MQLRGVLTVLLLSLCIAHGLRCYSCVTTDPKNCTNIKTCAAELDRCSSTSVNGFLTKTCMTSSLCVGPIFCCEADLCNGARSIGTSVALLLVTSAIIKIFI